A window from Moritella yayanosii encodes these proteins:
- the pflA gene encoding pyruvate formate lyase 1-activating protein, which produces MSLIKSIDSTELCSTIGRIHSTESFGSVDGPGIRYIVFMQGCLMRCLYCHNRDSWDLHSGKETTVDELMRELISYKAFMLATGGGVTASGGEAMLQPEFVRDFFTAAQAEGVNTCLDTNGYIRKYSDVIDEVLDVTDLVMLDLKQMNDNIHQQLTGVSNKRTLEFAEYLEKRNQKTWIRYVVVPGYTDDDASAHQLGKFIQHMSNIEKVELLPYHELGLHKWKTMGYDYPLDGVPPPSKDTMDRIQNILLEYKDNVIY; this is translated from the coding sequence ATGTCGCTTATTAAGTCTATTGATTCTACCGAGTTATGTAGCACAATCGGACGCATTCATTCTACTGAATCTTTTGGCTCCGTAGATGGACCAGGTATTCGTTACATCGTTTTCATGCAAGGCTGCTTAATGCGTTGCCTGTATTGTCACAACCGTGATTCATGGGATTTGCATTCAGGTAAAGAAACAACCGTTGATGAATTAATGCGTGAACTTATTTCATACAAGGCATTTATGCTAGCAACAGGTGGGGGTGTAACAGCATCAGGCGGCGAAGCAATGCTACAGCCTGAATTTGTCCGTGATTTTTTCACTGCAGCGCAAGCCGAAGGGGTTAACACTTGCTTGGATACTAACGGCTATATTCGTAAATACAGCGACGTGATTGACGAAGTACTCGATGTTACTGACTTAGTGATGTTGGATTTAAAGCAAATGAACGACAACATTCACCAACAATTAACGGGGGTGAGTAACAAGCGTACGTTAGAATTTGCCGAGTATTTAGAAAAACGTAATCAAAAAACCTGGATACGTTATGTGGTGGTACCCGGTTATACCGATGATGATGCATCTGCACATCAGTTGGGTAAATTTATTCAACACATGAGTAATATTGAGAAAGTGGAATTGCTGCCTTACCACGAACTTGGTCTGCATAAATGGAAAACCATGGGCTATGATTACCCGCTTGATGGTGTGCCACCACCGAGTAAAGACACCATGGACCGCATTCAAAACATCTTATTAGAATACAAAGATAATGTAATTTATTAA
- the rlmA gene encoding 23S rRNA (guanine(745)-N(1))-methyltransferase, which yields MNYLCPICARPLSAQDQSLVCEQRHQFDLAKEGYVNLLPVQNKKSKNPGDNKEMMQARREFLDQGFYQSLSDKVNSIAQQALITVNAPNILDLGCGEGYYTHRLAQVMAAMSDANTAPNIAGLDISKSAIRFAAKRYKTISFCVASAYNAPFADASQDLVIRIYAPSQDAELARIIKVGGYLLTVTPAAEHLFELKQKIYQTPEKHDMSIEPIAGFEVVEQQRLTQEITLTQAKDSKNLLEMTPLAWKMSDEQKAQLYATDLTLTLDFNITLYKRTA from the coding sequence ATGAACTACCTCTGCCCTATCTGCGCTCGCCCTTTATCTGCACAAGACCAAAGTCTAGTTTGCGAGCAACGCCACCAATTTGATTTAGCAAAAGAAGGTTACGTAAACCTGCTGCCAGTGCAAAACAAAAAATCAAAGAATCCGGGTGACAACAAAGAGATGATGCAAGCGCGGCGTGAATTTCTGGACCAAGGCTTTTATCAATCACTATCCGACAAGGTTAATAGCATTGCTCAGCAAGCGTTAATCACGGTCAACGCTCCTAACATTCTCGACCTAGGCTGTGGCGAAGGTTACTATACGCATCGTTTAGCGCAAGTCATGGCGGCTATGTCGGATGCTAATACAGCACCCAACATAGCGGGTTTAGATATTTCTAAGTCGGCAATTCGTTTCGCAGCAAAGCGTTATAAAACGATCAGTTTTTGTGTGGCCAGTGCTTACAACGCCCCATTCGCCGATGCCAGCCAAGATTTAGTGATCCGTATTTATGCGCCATCACAAGATGCTGAATTAGCTCGTATTATTAAAGTCGGCGGTTACTTGCTTACCGTGACGCCTGCTGCCGAGCATTTGTTTGAATTGAAACAGAAAATTTATCAAACCCCTGAAAAGCATGACATGAGCATCGAACCAATTGCAGGGTTTGAGGTAGTTGAACAACAACGTTTGACACAAGAGATCACACTGACACAAGCCAAAGACAGTAAAAACCTACTGGAAATGACGCCACTGGCGTGGAAGATGAGTGACGAGCAAAAAGCGCAATTATACGCCACCGATTTAACGTTAACGCTGGACTTTAACATCACCCTTTATAAGCGTACCGCATAA
- the yfbV gene encoding terminus macrodomain insulation protein YfbV, translated as MSVFKNTLYKGQHYMQRWPMKKELAARFPENRVIAATKLGFKTMPPLAILTVMMQYLYGDMQQLPASIAIALLFITLPIQGLFWLGKRSGELLPVSLASWYHELYQGLVTQGCELEPAKKNPHYSELADILGSAFKRMDKAFTVK; from the coding sequence ATGAGTGTATTTAAAAATACCTTATATAAAGGTCAACATTATATGCAGCGCTGGCCGATGAAAAAAGAACTGGCTGCGCGTTTTCCTGAAAATAGAGTTATTGCGGCTACGAAGCTTGGCTTTAAGACGATGCCGCCATTAGCCATTTTAACCGTGATGATGCAGTATTTATATGGTGACATGCAGCAATTACCCGCCAGTATTGCCATTGCATTATTATTTATTACACTACCAATACAAGGTTTGTTCTGGTTAGGTAAACGTTCTGGCGAGTTATTACCTGTGTCATTAGCAAGTTGGTATCATGAGCTTTATCAAGGGTTAGTTACGCAAGGTTGTGAACTTGAACCAGCCAAAAAAAATCCGCATTACAGTGAATTGGCTGATATTTTAGGAAGTGCATTTAAGCGTATGGATAAGGCATTCACGGTTAAGTAA
- a CDS encoding acetate kinase, with protein MNKLVLVLNCGSSSLKFAVLDSVSGDEKLSGLAECFNLENARIKWKLDGNKGTADLGAFASHKEAVAYIVNNILKEQQAMSDAIVAIGHRVVHGGEKFTSSVIITDDVIKGIEDCATLAPLHNPAHLIGIRAAQVAFPALPQIAVFDTAFHQTMPEKAYLYALPYKLYRENGIRRYGMHGTSHLFITREAASLLGKKVEDTNIINCHLGNGASVCAIKNGKSVDTSMGMTPLEGLVMGTRSGDIDPSIINHLVTQCNYTLAEVNSMLNNESGLLGISEISSDCRAIEDGYAEGKAGAVRAMELSCYRLAKYIASYAAALGRIDAIVFTGGIGENSDVIRSIVLNQLSIFGIEVDEAANTAARFGSEGTITTANSKIKAMVISTNEELVIAQDAVSLI; from the coding sequence ATGAATAAACTCGTTCTAGTTCTAAACTGTGGTAGTTCTTCTCTTAAATTCGCAGTTCTTGACTCAGTATCTGGTGATGAAAAATTATCCGGTCTTGCAGAATGCTTTAATTTAGAAAACGCACGCATCAAGTGGAAACTTGACGGCAATAAAGGCACAGCCGATCTAGGCGCATTCGCTTCTCACAAAGAAGCTGTAGCATACATCGTAAATAACATTCTAAAAGAACAGCAAGCAATGAGCGACGCTATTGTTGCGATCGGTCATCGTGTTGTACACGGCGGTGAAAAGTTCACGTCGTCAGTAATCATCACAGATGACGTGATCAAAGGTATTGAAGACTGTGCGACATTAGCACCGCTTCATAATCCAGCTCACCTTATCGGTATCCGTGCTGCACAAGTTGCATTTCCAGCGCTTCCTCAAATAGCTGTATTCGATACTGCGTTCCACCAAACTATGCCTGAAAAAGCATACTTATACGCACTTCCGTACAAACTATACCGTGAAAATGGCATCCGTCGTTACGGCATGCACGGTACTAGTCACCTATTCATTACTCGTGAAGCAGCTTCGCTTCTAGGTAAAAAAGTTGAAGACACTAACATCATCAACTGTCACCTAGGTAACGGCGCATCGGTTTGTGCAATTAAAAACGGTAAATCAGTAGACACAAGCATGGGTATGACTCCGCTTGAAGGTCTAGTAATGGGTACGCGTAGTGGTGATATTGATCCAAGCATCATCAACCACCTAGTTACACAGTGTAACTACACGCTTGCAGAAGTTAACAGCATGCTTAACAACGAAAGTGGTTTATTAGGTATTTCTGAGATTTCTAGCGATTGCCGTGCTATTGAAGATGGTTATGCAGAAGGTAAAGCTGGCGCAGTTCGCGCAATGGAACTTTCTTGCTACCGTCTAGCTAAATACATCGCTTCATACGCAGCCGCTTTAGGCCGTATCGACGCTATCGTATTTACTGGTGGTATCGGTGAAAACTCTGATGTTATCCGTTCAATCGTATTAAACCAACTTTCTATCTTCGGTATCGAAGTTGACGAAGCAGCGAATACGGCAGCACGTTTTGGTTCTGAAGGTACCATCACTACAGCAAACAGTAAAATTAAAGCAATGGTTATTTCTACCAATGAAGAACTTGTTATTGCACAAGACGCAGTAAGCCTAATCTAA
- the pta gene encoding phosphate acetyltransferase, with translation MLIPVGAGVGVTSVSLGMVRAFERNGLNVNFFKPVAQPRQGEKGPELSTEIIRQGTNASPATPFTLSHAEKLIGAGKTDVLLEDIVERFESHMVDAEIVVVEGLVPTAKQPFANSLNYNIAKALDAEMIFVTNPGTDSSEQLKDRLEIACSNFGGRKNKRIIGCVINKVGAPLDEAGRNRPDLAEMFEANAANASHNLEVLQVFGKSPMPILGCIPWNAELIAPRAKDLAKHLNAEILNEGELHERRLHGITFCARSIPNMLEHFRPGALLVTSGDRADVIVAACLAAMNGVKIGALLLTGDVRPDVNVLKLCSQAMATGLPIMLITTNTWQTALTLQNFNLDIPADDKPRIEAVQEYIASHIDKQWIETLTIGTKRTRRLSPPAFRYQLTELARKAKKRVVLPEGEEPRTIEAANICAERGIATPVLLGNPTEIKRVAESQGITLSAGVEIIDPITCREKYVAPMVELRKAKGLTEVVAREQLEDNVVLATMMLEQSEVDGLVSGAVHTTANTIRPALQLIKTAPGSNLVSSIFFMLLPDQVLVYGDCAINPDPNASQLADIAIQSADSAKAFGIEPRVAMISYSTGSSGQGSDVDKVREATKIAQERRPDLIIDGPLQYDAAIMENVAKSKAPNSPVAGKATVFVFPDLNTGNTTYKAVQRSANLISIGPMLQGMRKPVNDLSRGALVDDIVYTIALTAIQAKQLSS, from the coding sequence ATGCTCATCCCAGTTGGCGCCGGCGTAGGCGTAACTTCTGTTAGTCTAGGTATGGTTCGTGCGTTTGAACGCAACGGCTTAAACGTTAACTTTTTCAAACCTGTTGCTCAACCTCGCCAAGGCGAAAAAGGTCCTGAGTTATCAACTGAAATTATCCGTCAAGGAACGAATGCATCACCTGCAACACCGTTCACTTTATCACACGCTGAAAAATTAATCGGTGCTGGTAAAACTGACGTACTGCTTGAAGATATCGTTGAGCGTTTTGAATCGCACATGGTTGATGCTGAAATTGTTGTTGTTGAAGGTCTGGTACCAACAGCAAAACAACCTTTTGCTAACAGCCTAAACTACAACATCGCTAAAGCACTTGATGCTGAAATGATCTTTGTGACTAACCCAGGCACAGATTCATCCGAACAGCTAAAAGATCGTTTAGAGATCGCTTGCTCAAACTTCGGTGGCCGCAAAAACAAACGTATCATTGGCTGTGTGATCAACAAAGTTGGCGCACCACTTGATGAAGCTGGTCGTAACCGTCCAGATCTGGCTGAAATGTTTGAAGCAAACGCAGCTAATGCTAGCCATAACCTAGAAGTGCTACAAGTATTTGGCAAAAGCCCAATGCCGATCCTTGGTTGTATTCCTTGGAATGCAGAACTGATTGCACCTCGTGCAAAAGATCTGGCTAAGCACTTAAATGCTGAAATCCTAAACGAAGGCGAGTTACATGAGCGTCGTTTACACGGTATCACTTTCTGTGCACGTTCTATTCCAAACATGCTTGAGCATTTCCGTCCGGGTGCCTTATTAGTTACTTCTGGCGATCGTGCTGACGTTATCGTAGCGGCATGTCTTGCAGCAATGAACGGCGTTAAAATTGGCGCATTGCTACTAACTGGTGACGTTCGTCCTGACGTAAATGTATTAAAACTTTGTAGTCAAGCAATGGCAACTGGTTTACCAATCATGTTGATTACAACTAACACTTGGCAAACAGCGTTAACGCTTCAGAACTTCAATCTTGATATCCCTGCAGATGACAAACCGCGCATCGAAGCAGTTCAAGAATACATCGCAAGTCACATCGACAAGCAATGGATTGAAACGCTAACTATTGGTACTAAACGTACTCGTCGTCTATCTCCGCCTGCATTCCGTTACCAGTTAACTGAATTAGCACGTAAAGCGAAAAAACGTGTTGTACTACCTGAAGGTGAAGAACCACGTACAATTGAAGCGGCTAACATCTGTGCTGAACGTGGTATCGCGACACCAGTACTGCTTGGTAACCCAACAGAGATTAAACGTGTAGCAGAAAGCCAAGGTATCACCTTGTCTGCCGGCGTTGAAATCATAGATCCAATAACATGTCGTGAAAAATATGTTGCCCCTATGGTTGAACTGCGTAAAGCCAAAGGCCTGACTGAAGTAGTAGCACGTGAACAACTAGAAGATAACGTTGTGCTTGCGACTATGATGTTAGAACAGTCTGAAGTTGATGGGCTTGTATCTGGTGCCGTGCACACGACAGCAAACACAATCCGTCCAGCACTGCAGTTGATCAAAACAGCACCGGGTTCAAACCTAGTGTCTTCAATCTTCTTCATGTTGCTACCTGATCAAGTGTTAGTGTACGGTGATTGTGCAATTAACCCAGATCCAAATGCATCTCAACTTGCTGACATCGCGATTCAATCTGCTGATTCAGCGAAAGCATTCGGTATTGAGCCTCGCGTTGCAATGATCTCTTACTCAACTGGTTCATCTGGCCAAGGTAGTGATGTAGATAAAGTACGTGAAGCAACTAAGATCGCACAAGAACGTCGCCCTGATTTAATCATCGACGGTCCATTACAGTACGATGCTGCTATCATGGAAAATGTTGCGAAAAGCAAAGCGCCAAACAGCCCTGTTGCTGGTAAAGCGACTGTATTTGTATTCCCAGATCTTAATACTGGTAACACAACTTACAAAGCGGTACAGCGTTCTGCAAATCTAATCTCGATTGGTCCAATGCTGCAAGGCATGCGTAAACCAGTAAATGATTTATCACGTGGCGCATTGGTAGACGATATCGTTTACACAATCGCACTTACAGCGATTCAAGCTAAGCAGTTAAGCTCTTAG
- the glmS gene encoding glutamine--fructose-6-phosphate transaminase (isomerizing), translated as MCGIVGAVAQRDIAEILVEGLRRLEYRGYDSAGVAIVDQDNHLQRIRSLGKVKELANAVETEQPVGGTGIAHTRWATHGEPSQANAHPHVSGDIAVVHNGIIENHEMLRELLQQRGYIFQSQTDTEVIAHLVEWELRSADSLLDAVQKTVAQLEGAYGTVVLNRLEPGKLIVARSGSPIVIGLGVGENFLASDQLALLNVTRRFMYLEEGDVAEITRRDVSVFDINGKPVTREVTESNAEHDAADKGKFRHFMQKEIFEQPVALTNTMEGRLTANSVITESIGVNAAEILAKVEHIQIIACGTSYNAGMTARYWFESLAGVSCDVEIASEFRYRKFVTRPNSLLITLSQSGETADTLAAMRLAKEKGYMAVMTICNVAGSSLVRESDFAFMTRAGTEIGVASTKAFTTQLAALLMLVTALGKQKHVIDATKEAEIVTALHALPAQIENALSFDKDIEALAQDFADKHHTLFLGRGEFYPIAMEAALKLKEISYIHAEAYAAGELKHGPLALVDADMPVVVIAPTNELLEKLKSNIEEVRARGGLLYVFADAEAGFVESEGMKIITMPHVSEITAPIFYTLPMQLLSYHVALIKGTDVDQPRNLAKAVTVE; from the coding sequence ATGTGTGGCATTGTTGGTGCAGTAGCGCAAAGAGATATCGCTGAAATTTTAGTTGAAGGTTTACGTCGTTTAGAATACCGCGGTTATGATTCTGCCGGTGTGGCCATTGTTGATCAAGACAATCACCTGCAGCGTATTCGTAGCTTGGGTAAAGTAAAAGAATTAGCGAATGCCGTTGAGACTGAACAACCGGTTGGTGGTACTGGTATTGCCCATACTCGCTGGGCAACACACGGTGAGCCTTCACAAGCCAATGCCCATCCACACGTATCAGGTGATATTGCCGTTGTTCATAACGGTATTATTGAAAACCATGAAATGTTACGTGAACTATTACAACAACGTGGTTATATTTTCCAATCGCAAACAGACACTGAAGTCATTGCCCACCTTGTTGAATGGGAACTACGCTCTGCCGATAGCTTACTGGATGCCGTACAAAAAACCGTTGCACAGCTAGAAGGCGCATACGGTACTGTGGTACTAAATCGTCTCGAACCAGGTAAATTAATTGTGGCACGTTCAGGTAGCCCAATTGTGATTGGTTTAGGTGTCGGCGAAAACTTCCTTGCATCCGATCAACTTGCACTGCTTAATGTTACTCGTCGTTTCATGTACCTTGAAGAAGGTGATGTGGCTGAAATTACCCGTCGTGATGTATCCGTATTTGATATTAATGGTAAGCCAGTAACACGTGAAGTAACGGAGTCAAATGCAGAGCATGATGCAGCAGATAAAGGCAAATTCCGTCACTTTATGCAGAAAGAGATCTTCGAACAACCTGTAGCATTAACCAATACAATGGAAGGTCGCCTTACAGCTAACAGCGTTATTACAGAAAGTATCGGCGTTAATGCGGCAGAGATCTTAGCGAAAGTTGAACACATTCAGATCATCGCTTGTGGTACGTCGTACAACGCAGGTATGACAGCCCGTTATTGGTTTGAATCGTTAGCAGGTGTCAGTTGTGATGTCGAAATCGCGTCTGAATTCCGTTACCGTAAGTTTGTAACGCGCCCTAATAGCCTACTTATCACTTTGTCACAGTCAGGTGAAACTGCAGATACGTTAGCAGCAATGCGTCTGGCGAAAGAAAAAGGTTACATGGCTGTAATGACCATTTGTAACGTAGCCGGTTCTTCATTAGTACGTGAATCTGACTTTGCATTCATGACCCGTGCGGGTACCGAGATTGGTGTTGCTTCGACTAAAGCATTCACGACACAATTAGCCGCATTATTAATGCTGGTAACGGCATTAGGTAAACAAAAACACGTTATCGATGCCACCAAAGAAGCTGAGATCGTAACGGCATTACATGCACTGCCAGCACAAATCGAAAATGCATTGTCATTTGATAAAGACATTGAAGCACTAGCCCAAGATTTTGCTGACAAACACCATACCTTATTCCTCGGTCGTGGTGAATTCTACCCTATCGCCATGGAAGCAGCGCTTAAGTTAAAAGAGATCTCGTACATTCACGCAGAAGCATATGCTGCGGGTGAATTGAAACACGGTCCGTTAGCGCTAGTTGATGCCGATATGCCGGTTGTGGTTATCGCGCCAACCAATGAATTACTCGAAAAGCTTAAATCGAATATTGAAGAAGTACGTGCACGTGGCGGCCTGCTTTATGTATTCGCAGATGCAGAAGCTGGTTTTGTTGAATCAGAAGGTATGAAGATCATCACTATGCCGCATGTAAGTGAAATTACAGCGCCGATCTTCTACACGCTACCAATGCAGTTACTGTCATACCATGTGGCCCTGATTAAAGGCACTGATGTGGATCAACCACGTAACCTCGCGAAGGCTGTAACTGTAGAGTAA
- the ptuA gene encoding retron Ec78 anti-phage system effector ATPase PtuA: MNKNIRELKNKAIKNELLPTYQLFENYENGNDDVEIDKDIARKYLEQCVRYLEDGTACDTGDFKLNNKFTLDSLTLFDFRRFQHLQVNFEADLTVLIGGNGQGKTTIANGITKTLSWLTANILKEDGQGQKISKLTDIRNDSDQYFADVLTDFSLGKGLKNIPARLSRVKLGSENKRDSYVKELKDIANVWRVINAKNIINLPLFAFYSVERSHPIKKTAKNTNKESVSQRENRFDAYNDALEGAGKFEHFVEWFIGLHKKTVNDQSDNIEQLQQQINGLRLSVENGVESLAPLLEQTIVQLNNAKSKLALAKEQQTITDVQRKRIVVDAICSVIPSISDIWVETASGTDIIMVKNDGIAVKLGQISDGQRVFLALISDLARRLVLLNPKLENPLNGQGIVLIDEIELHLHPKWQQNILLDLLKTFPNIQFIVTTHSPQVLSTVHKRCIRQFMGTRPEGQTMINAPEFQTKGVVSSDILEQLMDVFATPQRIVESHWVDEFESLILQEQYENNVKAQKMYKKIKNHFGQDSVELKRCDSQIRLQKMKTKAQERMLQRAQKK; the protein is encoded by the coding sequence ATGAATAAAAATATCAGAGAATTGAAAAACAAAGCAATAAAAAACGAATTATTACCTACTTATCAACTATTTGAAAATTATGAAAATGGTAATGATGATGTAGAAATTGATAAAGATATTGCGAGAAAATATCTTGAACAATGTGTTAGATATTTAGAAGATGGGACAGCTTGTGATACCGGTGACTTTAAGCTTAATAACAAATTTACTTTAGATTCGTTAACATTGTTTGACTTTCGTCGTTTTCAGCACTTACAAGTTAACTTTGAAGCAGACTTAACAGTGTTAATCGGTGGTAATGGGCAGGGAAAAACGACAATAGCTAACGGCATAACCAAAACATTGAGTTGGCTTACTGCGAATATTCTCAAAGAAGATGGACAGGGGCAAAAAATAAGTAAATTGACAGATATAAGGAATGATTCTGATCAATATTTTGCTGATGTGCTCACTGATTTTTCATTAGGTAAAGGGCTTAAAAATATTCCAGCTCGTTTATCTAGAGTTAAGCTAGGATCTGAAAATAAAAGAGATAGCTATGTAAAAGAGCTTAAAGATATTGCGAATGTTTGGCGAGTCATCAATGCTAAGAATATAATAAATCTACCGCTATTTGCATTTTATTCCGTTGAACGTTCTCATCCCATCAAGAAGACAGCAAAGAACACAAATAAAGAGTCTGTGTCACAACGAGAAAATAGATTTGACGCTTATAACGACGCGCTAGAAGGTGCGGGTAAGTTCGAACACTTTGTTGAATGGTTTATTGGTTTACATAAAAAAACAGTGAATGATCAATCTGATAATATAGAACAACTGCAACAACAAATTAATGGTCTTAGACTATCTGTCGAGAATGGCGTAGAGTCTCTGGCACCATTATTAGAGCAAACTATAGTTCAGCTTAATAATGCCAAATCAAAGCTGGCACTTGCTAAAGAACAGCAGACTATCACAGATGTACAACGTAAGCGCATTGTTGTTGACGCCATATGTAGCGTTATTCCAAGTATCAGTGATATCTGGGTTGAGACTGCTTCTGGTACCGATATTATCATGGTTAAAAATGATGGTATAGCGGTAAAACTAGGTCAGATTTCAGATGGCCAGCGTGTTTTTCTTGCATTAATATCTGACTTAGCTCGTCGATTAGTATTATTAAATCCTAAGTTAGAAAACCCGCTTAATGGTCAAGGTATTGTTTTAATTGATGAGATTGAACTTCATCTTCATCCAAAATGGCAGCAAAATATTTTATTAGACCTTCTGAAAACATTTCCTAATATTCAGTTTATTGTAACGACTCATAGCCCGCAGGTGCTTTCAACTGTTCATAAGCGCTGTATCAGACAGTTTATGGGTACTCGTCCTGAAGGACAAACGATGATTAACGCTCCTGAATTTCAAACTAAGGGTGTTGTTAGTTCTGATATTTTAGAGCAATTAATGGATGTGTTTGCAACACCTCAACGAATAGTTGAATCTCATTGGGTTGATGAGTTTGAAAGTCTTATTTTACAAGAACAATATGAAAATAATGTTAAAGCTCAAAAAATGTATAAAAAAATAAAAAATCATTTTGGTCAAGATAGTGTTGAATTGAAACGATGTGACAGTCAAATTCGATTACAAAAAATGAAAACTAAGGCACAAGAAAGAATGTTGCAACGAGCACAAAAAAAATGA
- a CDS encoding retron St85 family RNA-directed DNA polymerase, with protein MSVIELLAKKLNKSESEVMSFLSDAPKKYRVYKITKRSHGYRVIAQPTKELKDYQRAFLTLYTFPLHESAIAYREGLSIKDNALVHVENQYLLKTDLENFFNSIPPSVFWDSLGSCSGVTPHFSVQDQQWVEKLLFWSPSKKSNGKLVLSVGAPSSPMISNFCLFEFDLSLSSLCKKQAISYTRYADDLTFSTDEKDVLYTMIPSVKNVLFNNFKDHLKVNNSKTVFSSRAHNRHITGVTLNNEGQLSIGRERKRYIKHLVHQFKYNELDSSDISYLQGLLSFAKHIEPVFIERLKIKYSNALIQCIYEANHE; from the coding sequence ATGAGTGTTATTGAACTGTTAGCTAAAAAATTAAATAAAAGTGAATCGGAAGTGATGAGCTTTCTTTCTGATGCACCTAAAAAGTATAGAGTTTACAAAATTACGAAGCGCTCACACGGCTATCGCGTTATTGCACAGCCGACGAAGGAGCTCAAAGATTATCAACGTGCCTTTCTAACGCTTTATACATTTCCATTACACGAATCTGCGATAGCTTATCGAGAAGGTCTGAGTATTAAAGATAATGCACTTGTGCATGTTGAAAACCAATACTTGTTAAAGACCGATTTAGAAAATTTCTTTAACTCAATTCCACCTTCAGTGTTTTGGGATAGTTTAGGATCCTGTTCGGGTGTGACGCCCCACTTTTCAGTTCAAGACCAGCAATGGGTTGAAAAGTTACTGTTTTGGAGCCCGAGTAAAAAAAGTAACGGTAAATTAGTGTTAAGTGTTGGTGCGCCAAGTTCCCCTATGATTTCAAATTTTTGTCTTTTTGAGTTTGATCTATCTCTTTCTTCACTTTGTAAAAAACAAGCGATAAGCTACACAAGATATGCTGACGACTTAACGTTTTCTACAGATGAAAAAGATGTTCTTTATACAATGATCCCATCGGTTAAAAATGTATTATTTAATAATTTTAAAGATCACCTTAAAGTAAATAATAGTAAAACTGTGTTTTCATCTCGCGCACATAACCGTCATATCACAGGCGTTACTCTGAATAATGAAGGGCAACTTTCAATTGGACGTGAACGAAAACGATATATAAAACATTTAGTCCATCAATTTAAATACAATGAATTAGATAGCTCAGATATTAGCTATCTGCAAGGGTTACTGTCATTTGCAAAACACATTGAACCTGTATTTATCGAAAGGTTGAAAATTAAATATTCTAACGCATTAATTCAATGTATTTATGAGGCTAATCATGAATAA